In a genomic window of Dyadobacter fermentans DSM 18053:
- a CDS encoding right-handed parallel beta-helix repeat-containing protein → MKRLVHYLAITTLLLAANATQAGTAPKIDPIRFELKTDASQVSVNEEFEITITAQLMNIPANTVYVFENSNSFRLKLIAPQGFQQTGGTFSDLIGAELTSSNRTVTYTVRGKFTTSGPEGSFALLRGHKSATNQSNFVEVDRLTFNVDEGESEPAARINLATAASYVKYLTIAQLRAGSADTTSVVFITDNLKQGTFKHNPSATGADDGAMTIIAPGGRRYERVYDGVVNVNWFGIVADGVTDQTALWQSLLNNSKYPKLYFPSSASSYRIRAIRILSNKSLEFGDNVVVEGMGTLGITEPMVYMIAVSNISIKGNNVTFKDHREKYTSGQQRHVIIMQGVKNVTIEGISANDGGGDGFYIGATSAIMFSENVTLLNVKADNNRRQGLSIISGKNILVQNGTFTNSKGEGPCAGIDIEPNTPNHYLEKIRIINPVTRNNQGVGILIAPAPLSGTDRVVDITIENHYDYGSHYGLGTASVTAPLAGTVIIKNPVWDNSRWNAFNARNWSSRGPIVQVINPIAINPNTTGSTSPNLGAAFLIYKAVGDPGDPNIGNIHIFSPTIQDSRPTQKFTSSFCYRDLNGSGARIYNCSITDPVLAASAPPNRHLIVHNAEVAISDKLGYFSTDIGNFTRFAGYTYYGYLYHNQTSTAVRFLKLEKVNPNFPEVIVEVRSPYQVRILPASTDNILPLSPVNFKYIASNVVGSRIVLRKTTDNSWHVVSMVGTWTVEP, encoded by the coding sequence ATGAAACGATTAGTACACTATTTGGCCATAACAACGCTCCTGCTCGCAGCCAACGCTACGCAAGCAGGAACGGCGCCCAAGATTGACCCGATTCGGTTTGAACTTAAAACTGACGCTAGCCAGGTATCTGTAAATGAAGAGTTTGAGATTACAATAACTGCGCAGTTGATGAATATTCCTGCGAATACGGTCTACGTTTTTGAAAATTCCAACTCGTTTAGATTGAAACTGATAGCCCCACAAGGCTTTCAACAAACCGGAGGAACATTTTCTGATCTGATTGGCGCTGAACTGACATCCAGTAACCGTACCGTTACCTACACCGTACGCGGGAAGTTTACCACATCGGGCCCGGAAGGTTCATTCGCGTTGCTGAGAGGACATAAAAGTGCGACAAACCAAAGCAACTTTGTCGAAGTTGATCGACTTACATTCAATGTCGACGAAGGGGAATCTGAGCCAGCTGCCCGCATCAATCTTGCAACGGCCGCTTCGTACGTCAAATACCTAACCATCGCTCAGTTGAGAGCCGGCTCGGCAGATACAACTTCGGTCGTTTTCATCACCGACAATCTCAAACAAGGTACTTTCAAACATAATCCGTCGGCAACCGGAGCGGATGATGGAGCCATGACCATAATCGCACCCGGTGGAAGGAGATATGAGCGGGTTTACGATGGTGTTGTGAACGTCAACTGGTTCGGTATCGTAGCGGACGGCGTTACAGATCAAACCGCGCTATGGCAATCCTTGTTGAACAATAGCAAATATCCAAAACTTTACTTCCCATCATCCGCCTCATCATACCGGATTCGGGCGATAAGAATCCTCTCGAACAAATCGCTGGAATTTGGCGACAACGTAGTAGTGGAAGGAATGGGCACACTAGGGATAACCGAACCGATGGTTTACATGATTGCAGTGTCAAATATCTCCATAAAAGGAAACAATGTCACATTCAAGGACCATCGTGAAAAATACACATCTGGGCAGCAACGGCATGTAATCATCATGCAAGGTGTCAAGAATGTCACGATCGAAGGGATTTCGGCAAACGACGGCGGCGGTGATGGCTTTTACATTGGTGCAACAAGCGCCATCATGTTTAGTGAAAATGTGACCCTCCTAAACGTAAAAGCCGATAATAACCGTCGGCAGGGATTGTCAATTATTTCGGGCAAGAACATCCTTGTTCAAAACGGTACATTCACCAACTCAAAGGGTGAAGGACCTTGTGCTGGTATTGATATTGAACCTAACACACCTAACCATTACCTGGAAAAAATTCGCATTATCAATCCGGTAACAAGGAACAACCAGGGAGTAGGGATCCTGATCGCCCCGGCACCGCTATCGGGAACCGATCGCGTGGTAGACATTACAATTGAAAATCATTATGATTATGGCAGTCATTACGGTTTAGGCACGGCGTCGGTCACCGCGCCTTTGGCTGGGACAGTCATCATCAAAAACCCTGTTTGGGATAATAGCAGATGGAACGCCTTTAACGCACGAAATTGGAGCTCGAGAGGACCGATTGTACAGGTTATTAATCCCATCGCAATCAATCCTAATACGACCGGAAGCACTTCGCCCAACCTCGGAGCTGCTTTCCTGATCTACAAAGCCGTCGGAGACCCGGGCGATCCAAACATTGGGAACATACACATTTTCAGTCCGACTATCCAGGATTCCCGTCCTACACAGAAGTTTACATCTTCATTCTGTTACAGAGATTTGAATGGCTCGGGAGCCAGAATATATAATTGCTCTATTACCGACCCGGTGCTCGCAGCGTCGGCTCCGCCAAACCGGCATTTGATAGTCCACAACGCGGAAGTCGCCATTTCCGACAAACTTGGCTATTTTTCTACGGACATAGGCAATTTTACCAGATTTGCAGGCTATACCTATTACGGCTACCTCTACCACAATCAGACATCCACAGCTGTAAGATTCCTTAAACTGGAAAAGGTGAACCCTAATTTTCCGGAAGTGATCGTAGAGGTACGCTCCCCTTACCAGGTCAGGATACTCCCTGCTTCGACAGACAACATTCTCCCGCTTTCACCAGTAAACTTTAAATACATCGCAAGCAACGTGGTGGGCAGCAGGATTGTACTTAGAAAAACCACAGACAACTCATGGCATGTTGTGTCAATGGTTGGGACGTGGACGGTGGAGCCGTAA
- a CDS encoding glycosyltransferase: MKVLHVINYLGRGGAEKLLVNILPVYKRLGLDIAVLQLSARQAEPSHVKALVDQGVECFSLSDASVYSPKHVVGLTRFLKNNKFDIIHAHLFPSLYWTALASKLTTGNPVLVYTEHSTQNKRAGKEYLRPLEKRIYAQYDQVVAISSKVKAFLDGRVCRPEQVRVIHNGVDTDAFHKAEKYPESFWQEEYNLPANAFKVMMTARIQYPKDHKTVIEALSYLPAHFYLFIAGDGPDKQAIEAYAHEKGINNRVFFLGFRSDVPRLMKSVDLNILSSAYEGMSGVTLEGLAAGRPFLGSDVPGINDVVPSSDMVFPAGDAKILSAKIQHIAKMDSSELTSLIKTGVDHASRNSLLQMAKNHIELYQALLSPH, translated from the coding sequence TTGAAAGTCCTTCATGTTATCAACTATCTCGGCCGAGGTGGTGCAGAAAAATTGCTGGTGAACATACTCCCCGTGTATAAAAGGCTCGGGCTTGACATCGCGGTCCTTCAACTATCCGCGCGGCAGGCCGAGCCTTCCCATGTTAAGGCATTGGTTGACCAGGGAGTAGAATGTTTTAGCCTATCGGACGCCAGTGTTTATTCTCCAAAACATGTTGTCGGTCTAACGCGCTTTTTAAAAAATAATAAGTTCGATATTATCCACGCGCATTTATTTCCATCGCTTTACTGGACTGCTCTGGCGTCAAAGTTAACTACTGGTAACCCGGTTCTGGTTTACACAGAACACAGTACGCAAAACAAGCGCGCCGGGAAGGAGTATCTTCGGCCATTGGAAAAACGGATTTATGCGCAATATGACCAGGTAGTAGCCATTTCATCAAAGGTAAAGGCTTTCCTTGACGGACGGGTTTGCCGCCCGGAGCAAGTCCGAGTTATCCACAATGGTGTCGATACCGATGCATTTCACAAAGCTGAAAAATATCCGGAATCCTTTTGGCAGGAAGAATATAATCTTCCTGCCAATGCATTCAAGGTGATGATGACCGCAAGGATACAGTATCCCAAAGATCACAAAACGGTGATTGAGGCACTCAGTTATCTACCTGCTCACTTCTATTTGTTTATTGCCGGGGACGGCCCGGACAAACAGGCTATTGAGGCATATGCTCACGAAAAGGGCATCAATAACCGCGTTTTCTTCCTGGGCTTCCGGAGCGATGTTCCCCGATTGATGAAGTCTGTTGATCTGAATATCCTATCCTCCGCATACGAGGGAATGTCGGGTGTAACGCTGGAAGGACTTGCAGCGGGAAGGCCCTTTTTAGGTTCTGATGTTCCGGGTATCAACGACGTTGTACCATCATCAGATATGGTATTTCCCGCAGGGGACGCAAAAATTCTCTCCGCGAAAATACAGCATATAGCTAAAATGGATTCATCAGAGCTCACTTCACTCATCAAGACGGGCGTTGACCATGCGTCCCGAAACAGCTTGCTTCAAATGGCAAAAAACCATATTGAGCTATATCAAGCACTACTTTCCCCGCATTAA
- a CDS encoding glycosyltransferase family 4 protein, with amino-acid sequence MSNKNILLLAHDGEDFYKARLPFAYFLRNQGYKVFVILPKDKYTDLIRNEGFEVRNSSIERDNTNPIQLIKAIFEIRNYAGVCNAGIVHSFKFVPNLMNFGANILTRRKTVLHIAGLGIAFANPGLKFKLLKWIQQILFFFQFLRADLIIIQNPDDYKDFLFKKYFRKKIKVVKGSGVDIQKFSPKPECQRYETDRKVFLCTTRLIWEKGIREMVEAFETLPDHLKSQVELRIIGEPDTKNPRGVTPQYIEQYKTSTIIRFLGRQDGIHEHLRNADVFILPSYYREGIPRSVLEALASGLPVITTDVPGCNLTIIPETNGQLIQPRSVETIRTAVIEMLADKEAWGGMGKASRELAVSEFSENKIFSEIVKLYAQ; translated from the coding sequence ATGAGCAACAAGAATATACTTCTTCTTGCCCATGACGGAGAAGATTTCTACAAAGCCAGACTACCTTTTGCATATTTCCTCCGAAATCAAGGCTATAAGGTTTTCGTCATACTCCCCAAGGACAAGTATACCGACCTCATTCGTAACGAAGGGTTTGAAGTCCGCAATTCGAGTATTGAAAGAGATAACACCAATCCGATACAGCTCATCAAGGCCATATTTGAAATTCGCAATTATGCCGGCGTATGCAATGCAGGCATCGTGCATTCTTTCAAGTTTGTACCTAACCTGATGAACTTCGGGGCGAATATCCTGACGCGACGAAAAACTGTTCTCCATATTGCGGGCCTGGGGATAGCATTTGCCAATCCGGGCTTGAAGTTTAAGCTCTTGAAATGGATACAGCAAATCCTGTTTTTCTTTCAATTTCTCCGGGCCGACCTGATCATCATTCAAAATCCGGACGATTACAAGGACTTCCTGTTCAAAAAGTATTTCCGCAAAAAGATCAAGGTCGTGAAAGGCAGCGGGGTGGATATTCAAAAATTCTCCCCCAAGCCGGAATGTCAGCGCTACGAAACGGATAGGAAGGTTTTTCTGTGTACTACGCGATTGATTTGGGAAAAAGGAATACGGGAAATGGTCGAAGCGTTTGAGACATTACCGGATCACCTTAAATCGCAAGTTGAACTACGGATTATCGGAGAACCCGACACGAAGAACCCGCGGGGCGTCACACCTCAGTACATCGAACAATACAAAACAAGTACGATCATACGCTTTCTTGGCAGGCAAGACGGCATTCACGAACATCTCAGGAATGCCGACGTGTTCATTCTCCCCAGCTACTATCGTGAAGGTATCCCAAGAAGCGTGCTGGAAGCCCTAGCGAGCGGATTGCCAGTCATTACCACAGATGTCCCTGGCTGCAACCTGACCATCATCCCGGAGACAAACGGACAGTTAATCCAGCCGCGCTCTGTGGAAACGATCAGGACTGCTGTAATAGAAATGCTTGCCGACAAAGAAGCCTG
- a CDS encoding right-handed parallel beta-helix repeat-containing protein, giving the protein MKRVNLLRLLAFVVVLFGFESPAFSQTLIKTITYSDTVKDYGPIITKALQEVVKAGKGTVKFKYGVYPLLTPVVIDTKTGSPQITLTGLKNSKGKLPIFKDTDSTRAPHHFFMFRGVANRLGVNVSISNIEIIGNNVPRSPTHPFFGKAELSYQHALSGLNILTMKVENVTIRNFYGRGIMIANYYNRKYDRRNRVESPVVRNCKIFNVWAYSKKDDSGDAIEFYSANKPLVENNVILNNLVETKYMGRVGVVLEHNTEKGIVRNNQIGGYTRNVHIECDWGGHVIDKNKFTQSSVAVVLSEDCAQPDSLKGQFSPIVIKNNTMIYKDEVATYKIPRSTFAFIYIYKPNDMLKGLQILNNKMTIQSKNMPKQAVAARTNAPVVMKRYMDLKDQANVTIKGNSLN; this is encoded by the coding sequence ATGAAACGAGTCAATTTGTTGCGTCTGTTGGCGTTTGTAGTAGTTCTCTTCGGATTTGAATCACCGGCATTTAGCCAGACATTAATAAAAACAATCACCTATTCCGATACTGTTAAGGACTATGGTCCGATCATAACAAAGGCCCTTCAAGAGGTTGTTAAGGCAGGAAAGGGCACGGTGAAATTTAAATATGGTGTTTACCCGCTGCTAACTCCGGTTGTGATAGACACCAAAACGGGCAGTCCGCAAATCACTTTGACCGGCCTGAAAAACAGCAAGGGGAAGCTTCCCATTTTCAAGGATACAGATTCTACGCGGGCGCCACATCATTTCTTTATGTTCCGGGGTGTGGCCAACCGCCTGGGAGTGAACGTTTCTATTTCTAATATCGAGATTATTGGCAATAATGTTCCACGCTCGCCTACCCATCCTTTTTTTGGCAAAGCCGAGCTCAGTTATCAACACGCATTATCGGGCTTGAACATACTTACGATGAAAGTTGAGAATGTAACAATTCGCAACTTCTACGGGCGCGGGATCATGATCGCCAATTATTACAATCGGAAATACGATAGAAGAAACCGGGTAGAATCACCTGTTGTCCGAAATTGTAAAATTTTTAACGTATGGGCATATAGTAAGAAAGACGACTCCGGCGATGCAATTGAATTTTACTCTGCAAACAAGCCGTTGGTAGAAAACAATGTGATATTGAACAACCTGGTAGAAACCAAATACATGGGTCGTGTCGGTGTCGTTCTTGAGCACAATACCGAAAAAGGGATAGTTAGAAACAACCAGATTGGTGGCTATACCCGAAACGTCCATATTGAATGTGACTGGGGCGGGCATGTGATAGACAAGAATAAGTTTACGCAAAGTTCTGTGGCCGTTGTCTTATCCGAAGATTGTGCGCAGCCCGATAGTTTGAAGGGACAATTCAGCCCCATTGTGATCAAGAATAACACGATGATTTACAAGGATGAGGTCGCCACCTATAAAATCCCAAGGTCCACCTTTGCCTTCATTTACATATACAAGCCGAATGACATGCTTAAAGGGTTGCAGATTCTTAATAACAAGATGACCATCCAATCCAAAAATATGCCGAAGCAGGCAGTGGCTGCAAGAACAAATGCGCCCGTTGTCATGAAAAGATATATGGATTTAAAAGATCAGGCAAACGTTACCATCAAAGGAAATTCCCTCAACTAA